The Kineothrix sp. IPX-CK genomic interval ATTTTCAGGCTTATATAAAAATATGTACCTAAAAATAATTTGGTTGTATTAAAATAAGGTACCATCGTTTGACAAAGTATTACACGACCGTGTGTAACCTTGTCAAACGATGGTAAGAAAGGAAGTGCAGAAATGATTGGAATTACAATTAAAATAGAGGGCATGCAGTGTGGCATGTGTGAAGCTCACTTAAACGATGCGGTAAGAGGAGCTTTTCCTGTAAAAAAGGTTACTTCCTCCCATGGAAAAGGACGCATGGTCATTCTCACGGAGCAGGATATCAACGAAGAAAAGCTGAAAAGCGTGATAGAGAATACCGGCTATCAGGCGGTGGCTGTGGATAAGGCGCCTTATGAAAAAAAAGGGATTTTTTCTGCGTTACGCAAGTAACGATTATGCTCCATTCAGACATTTTCTGTCTTTTTGGATTGCTCGCGGCCTTTTGGGGCAGAGAAAGAGCGGGCAGGGTGATATACTCGCTTCATGAAAGGTCTGGCTTCGGCACGGCCTTTCAAATAAATCTGTGGTTAGTCATATCTAACCAAATGAGGAGGAATTCATTATGAAGCAAAAGATACAAGCAAAGGATTTAATTAACGTTGGAATCTTTACGGCCATTATGTTTGTCGTTTCCATGGCGGTAGCGATGCTTGGCTATATTCCGATTTTTATCCCGCTTTTATCGGTATTAGTTCCGTTGATCGGAGGAATCCCGTTCATGCTTTTTCTTACGAAAGTAAAGAAGTTCGGACTGGTCACCATTATGGCGGCATTGATCGGAATTATCATAGGACTGATGGGGATGGGAGTATGGGTGATTTTCACGGCACCTCTGTTCGGCGTTCTTGCGGATCTGGTATTTAAATCCGGCGGATATGTAAGTGTTAAGAAGAGCATTTTAGGGTATGGTATATTTTCCATGTGGGTAATCGGCAACTTTATTCCCATTGTCATAACCCGCAGTAACTACTATGAGATGTTGATTTCAGGATACGGTCAGGAGTATGCGGATACTCTTATGGGCTACATGCCGGACTGGAGTCTCTTGCCGCTGCTCGTTGCCTGCTTTGTCTCGGGATTGTTAGGAGCACTTTTAGGCAGATCGCTTTTGAAAAAGCATTTTATCAGAGCAGGAATTGCGTAATGGCGAAGGAGATGATGCAAAGCTCACAAAAAAGAGGCGGATCAGTGCTGGATCCGCGCACAAAAATGCTCTTGGTAGTGACAAGCGCCTCCGTGCTCATAGGAGGAGGAAGCGACGGCGCGATGAACGTAATAAAGCCGGTGCTTACCGCAGTTCCGCTTCTCTTATTTCTGTGTTCAGGGAAGTGGAAAGCCGCAGTTATCTATACGACGGTATACATATTCGCTTTTGCAGGAGAAAAACTTTTAGTCCCGGTGACCACCGGATTTGTGAACTTTATCGTAGTAGCTTGCTGCGGCATGTTCTCCCGGTTTATGCCGGGAATCGCCATGGGCAGCTATCTTGTAAACACAACCACGGTAAGTGAATTCATGGCGGCAATGGAGCGGATGAAGCTTCCCCAGAAGCTGTCTATTCCGCTGTCCGTCATGTTCCGCTTTTTTCCTACGGTTGTAGAAGAGTATGGGGCAATTGGCGATGCCATGCGTATGCGGGGAATCCGCTTCGGAGGCGGTAAGCCTGCCAAAATGCTGGAATACCGCATGGTTCCGTTGATGATCTCCTGTGTGAAGATCGGAGAAGAATTATCGGCTGCAGCTTTGACCAGAGGTTTGGGAGCGCCGATAGGACGTACTAATATATGCAAAATCGGCTTCAAGGGATATGACGCTGCAGCAATGCTGATTTGTGCTGTCGGCGTGATTGCTTTGCTTTTTGAAAAAGTAACGTAGTATCTGGGTCCGCCAAAGCGGATATGAGGCATAAGACTGAAAGGAGTATGGGTATAAAAATGATAGAATTTAATGACATCCGTTTTTTTTATGCCGGTGAAAATGGTACTTCAGGGTTAAAACGAATCGATTTACATATCAGGAAGGGCGAAGCTGTTCTCTTGTGCGGTGAATCCGGCTGTGGAAAAACGACTTTGACCAGATTGGTAAATGGTCTGATTCCCCACTATTATGAGGGAACTCTTGCCGGAGAGATAAGAGTCTGCGGAGAGAGCATACCTGATACTCCGCTGTATGATTTGGCGAAAACGGTAGGCTCTGTCTTTCAGAATCCGCGTTCCCAGTTTTTCAATGTAGACACCACCAGCGAGCTGGCCTTCGGCTGTGAGAATCTCGGTATGAGTGAGAGTGAGGTGCTAAAGCGTATTGCACAAGCTGCGGACGAGCTTTCTCTTAAGCCGCTGTTAGATCGAAGTATTTTTAAGCTTTCCGGCGGAGAGAAACAGAAAATTGCCTGCGGCTGCGTCAGTGCACTGGGGCCGGATATCATCGTGCTGGACGAGCCCACCTCTAATCTGGACATGCGAAGCGTGAAGGATCTTCAGGGCATTATCGCCGGATGGAAGGCAGAGGGAAAGACAATACTGATTGCCGAGCATCGCCTTTATTTTATGCAGGGAATCGCGGATAGGGTGCTCTATATGAAAGATGGTGAAATCTGCGAAGAATACACAGGAGAAGAATTCTATAATATGCAGCCCTCCTTCTTTCGTGAGAGAGGGCTTAGGATATCTGCGCTTACAAAGCTAAAGGCCGGCGGTGCATACGCTGTGTCCGAAAAGAAATGGCTGACTGTTAAAAACCTTAGGTTTTCTTATTCCAGGGAGGAACGGCTTCTGGATATTTCTTCCGCCAAGCTGCCGGAAAACGGAGTTATTGCCGTAATCGGTCATAACGGGGCGGGGAAAACCACATTTGTGAGAAGCCTATGCGGACTTTTGAAAAAAGATAAAAGTATACTTGAATACCAGGGCGGTATATTCAAGGCGAGAAAACGCCTCGATTCATGCTATATGGTCATGCAGGATGTGAACCACCAGCTTTTTACCGAAAGTGTGCTGGATGAAGTTCTGATGTCTATGGAAAAGGAAGATGAGAAGGCAGCAGAGGGAATTTTAGAAGACCTGGATTTGCTGCCCTATAAGCAGACACATCCCATGGCGTTGTCCGGAGGTCAAAAGCAGCGAATTGCCATCGCTTCGGCGTTGGCATCCAAACGCAGTATTATCGTATTTGACGAGCCTACCAGCGGTCTGGATCTGAGGCATATGGAGGAGGTGGCAGAAAGTATCAGAAATCTGCAAACGCAAGGTAAAACTGTTTTTATCGTCACTCATGATCCTGAACTGATCCTTTCCTGCGCCACACATATACTGCATATCGAAAAAGGGCAGTTAAGGGATAATTACCCTCTCGATGAGGCGGGGCGGGCAAAGATGATGGGATTTTTTACCGAAGACTTGCCGGGAAAAGAGGTGTGTTATGGTTTTTGATGCAAAGGATATGGGGGATAATGTATGCAAGGTCTGTGAAAATGATGACTGTGCCGTTTTTCGTCTTAGAGATGAGGGCGGAGAAGGTATTATGACTGTTTATGACGTGTTTCCCGGGGTGTATCTTTTGTATAACGATTTCCATATGGAGCACTGCTTTTCCGGCTTTCGACCGAAGGTGGAAATGTTCTGCATCGACCATTGCCGTGAGGGTAGGATTGAGTGGAAGGTAGAGCAGAATAAATACATTTATATCGAGGCCGGGGATGTTCAGATTAATTCAAGAGCCTATCATTGTCAGGATTTTCGTTTTCCGCTGAATCATTATCATGGTCTTACCGTCGGCTTTTGCATTGATGAAGCAGAGGAGTCCCTGCTTCATGTGATGGATGGATTTTCTGTGGATATCAGAAGGCTGAAGGTGAAATTCTGTCCTGATAACAAGGTTTTTATTATGCGTGCAGGCAAGCAGATCGAGCATGTTTTCTCAGAACTGTATCACCTGGCGGACCATGTAAGAATGCAGTATTTCAGGATAAAGGTGCTGGAGCTTCTTTTGTTTTTGGATGCGACGGAGGTATCCGAGGAAAGCGGTGAACGTCCGTATTTTTACAAATCTCAGGTAGAAAAGGTAAAAGATATCGTATCACTGCTCACTGACGATTTGGAGCGGCGCTATACTCTTGACGATTTATCGGAGCGTTTCGACTTTCCGCTCACATCGATGAAGCTATGTTTTAAAGGTGTGTACGGAACGTCTATTTACGCGTATATGAAATCCTACCGCATGAACGCAGCCGCGTTGATGCTGAAAAATACTGAGGATTCCGTTGTGACGA includes:
- a CDS encoding heavy-metal-associated domain-containing protein, translated to MIGITIKIEGMQCGMCEAHLNDAVRGAFPVKKVTSSHGKGRMVILTEQDINEEKLKSVIENTGYQAVAVDKAPYEKKGIFSALRK
- a CDS encoding MptD family putative ECF transporter S component encodes the protein MKQKIQAKDLINVGIFTAIMFVVSMAVAMLGYIPIFIPLLSVLVPLIGGIPFMLFLTKVKKFGLVTIMAALIGIIIGLMGMGVWVIFTAPLFGVLADLVFKSGGYVSVKKSILGYGIFSMWVIGNFIPIVITRSNYYEMLISGYGQEYADTLMGYMPDWSLLPLLVACFVSGLLGALLGRSLLKKHFIRAGIA
- a CDS encoding energy-coupling factor transporter transmembrane component T, producing MAKEMMQSSQKRGGSVLDPRTKMLLVVTSASVLIGGGSDGAMNVIKPVLTAVPLLLFLCSGKWKAAVIYTTVYIFAFAGEKLLVPVTTGFVNFIVVACCGMFSRFMPGIAMGSYLVNTTTVSEFMAAMERMKLPQKLSIPLSVMFRFFPTVVEEYGAIGDAMRMRGIRFGGGKPAKMLEYRMVPLMISCVKIGEELSAAALTRGLGAPIGRTNICKIGFKGYDAAAMLICAVGVIALLFEKVT
- a CDS encoding energy-coupling factor ABC transporter ATP-binding protein, with the translated sequence MIEFNDIRFFYAGENGTSGLKRIDLHIRKGEAVLLCGESGCGKTTLTRLVNGLIPHYYEGTLAGEIRVCGESIPDTPLYDLAKTVGSVFQNPRSQFFNVDTTSELAFGCENLGMSESEVLKRIAQAADELSLKPLLDRSIFKLSGGEKQKIACGCVSALGPDIIVLDEPTSNLDMRSVKDLQGIIAGWKAEGKTILIAEHRLYFMQGIADRVLYMKDGEICEEYTGEEFYNMQPSFFRERGLRISALTKLKAGGAYAVSEKKWLTVKNLRFSYSREERLLDISSAKLPENGVIAVIGHNGAGKTTFVRSLCGLLKKDKSILEYQGGIFKARKRLDSCYMVMQDVNHQLFTESVLDEVLMSMEKEDEKAAEGILEDLDLLPYKQTHPMALSGGQKQRIAIASALASKRSIIVFDEPTSGLDLRHMEEVAESIRNLQTQGKTVFIVTHDPELILSCATHILHIEKGQLRDNYPLDEAGRAKMMGFFTEDLPGKEVCYGF
- a CDS encoding AraC family transcriptional regulator gives rise to the protein MVFDAKDMGDNVCKVCENDDCAVFRLRDEGGEGIMTVYDVFPGVYLLYNDFHMEHCFSGFRPKVEMFCIDHCREGRIEWKVEQNKYIYIEAGDVQINSRAYHCQDFRFPLNHYHGLTVGFCIDEAEESLLHVMDGFSVDIRRLKVKFCPDNKVFIMRAGKQIEHVFSELYHLADHVRMQYFRIKVLELLLFLDATEVSEESGERPYFYKSQVEKVKDIVSLLTDDLERRYTLDDLSERFDFPLTSMKLCFKGVYGTSIYAYMKSYRMNAAALMLKNTEDSVVTIAGKVGYENASKFASAFQSVIGMSPSEYRKSSV